Proteins from a genomic interval of Callospermophilus lateralis isolate mCalLat2 chromosome 1, mCalLat2.hap1, whole genome shotgun sequence:
- the Armc10 gene encoding armadillo repeat-containing protein 10 isoform X3, with translation MGGARDVGWVAAGLVLGAGACYCIYRLTRGQPRRSGGRRLRPSRSAEDLTSDSCDDVLNAEQLQKLLYLLESTEDPVIMERALVTLGNNAAFSANQAVIRELGGIPIVGDKINNPNHSIKEKALNALNNLSVNVENQIKIKIYIKQICEDVFSGPLNSAVQLAGLRVLTNMTVTNDHQHMLKSYITDLFQVLLTGNGNTKVQVLKLLLNLSENPAMTEGLLRAQVDSSFLSLYDGHVAKEILLRVLTLFQNINNCLRMEGQLATQPLFSKGSLFFLLYGEECAQKMRALVYHHDVDVKEKALTIIPKF, from the exons ATGGGCGGCGCGCGGGACGTGGGCTGGGTTGCGGCGGGCCTGGTCTTGGGCGCCGGCGCCTGCTACTGCATTTACAGACTGACCCGGGGCCAGCCGCGGAGGAGCGGTGGGCGCCGGCTTCGCCCTTCGCGGTCCGCAG aAGACCTAACCAGTGATTCATGTGATGATGTTCTAAATGCTGAACAACTTCAGAAACTCCTTTACCTGCTTGAATCAACTGAGGATCCTGTAATTATGGAAAGAGCCTTGGTCACTCTGGGCAACAATGCAGCCTTTTCAGCTAACCAA GCTGTTATTCGAGAATTAGGTGGTATTCCAATTGTTGGAGACAAAATCAACAATCCAAACCACAGTATTAAAGAGAAAGCTTTAAATGCACTAAATAATCTGAGTGTGAATGTTGAAAATCAAATCAAAATAAAG ATATACATCAAACAAATCTGTGAGGATGTCTTCTCTGGTCCCCTGAACTCTGCTGTGCAGCTTGCTGGACTGAGAGTGTTAACAAACATGACTGTTACCAATGACCACCAGCACATGCTGAAAAGTTACATTACAGACCTGTTCCAGGTGTTACTTACTGGAAATGGAAACACGAAg GTTCAAGTTTTGAAGCTGCTTTTAAATTTGTCTGAAAACCCAGCCATGACAGAAGGACTACTCAGAGCCCAA GTGGATTCATCATTCCTTTCCCTTTATGACGGCCATGTAGCTAAGGAGATTCTTCTTCGAGTACTCAcactatttcaaaatataaataactgCCTCAGAATGGAAGGTCAGTTAGCTACTCAGCCTCTTTTCTCTAAAGGTTCATTGTttttcctgttatatggagaagaaTGTGCCCAGAAGATGAGAGCTCTAGTTTATCATCATGATGTGGATGTGAAAGAAAAGGCTCTAACAATAATACCAAAATTCTGA
- the Armc10 gene encoding armadillo repeat-containing protein 10 isoform X1 → MGGARDVGWVAAGLVLGAGACYCIYRLTRGQPRRSGGRRLRPSRSAEDLTSDSCDDVLNAEQLQKLLYLLESTEDPVIMERALVTLGNNAAFSANQAVIRELGGIPIVGDKINNPNHSIKEKALNALNNLSVNVENQIKIKIYIKQICEDVFSGPLNSAVQLAGLRVLTNMTVTNDHQHMLKSYITDLFQVLLTGNGNTKQYCYIPRQFPTCMLLSTLCPVKQDDFQPMRTHENTLPSYPMVWLLQEKPLLSLSLAALPRTPGATLIECRARQVQVLKLLLNLSENPAMTEGLLRAQVDSSFLSLYDGHVAKEILLRVLTLFQNINNCLRMEGQLATQPLFSKGSLFFLLYGEECAQKMRALVYHHDVDVKEKALTIIPKF, encoded by the exons ATGGGCGGCGCGCGGGACGTGGGCTGGGTTGCGGCGGGCCTGGTCTTGGGCGCCGGCGCCTGCTACTGCATTTACAGACTGACCCGGGGCCAGCCGCGGAGGAGCGGTGGGCGCCGGCTTCGCCCTTCGCGGTCCGCAG aAGACCTAACCAGTGATTCATGTGATGATGTTCTAAATGCTGAACAACTTCAGAAACTCCTTTACCTGCTTGAATCAACTGAGGATCCTGTAATTATGGAAAGAGCCTTGGTCACTCTGGGCAACAATGCAGCCTTTTCAGCTAACCAA GCTGTTATTCGAGAATTAGGTGGTATTCCAATTGTTGGAGACAAAATCAACAATCCAAACCACAGTATTAAAGAGAAAGCTTTAAATGCACTAAATAATCTGAGTGTGAATGTTGAAAATCAAATCAAAATAAAG ATATACATCAAACAAATCTGTGAGGATGTCTTCTCTGGTCCCCTGAACTCTGCTGTGCAGCTTGCTGGACTGAGAGTGTTAACAAACATGACTGTTACCAATGACCACCAGCACATGCTGAAAAGTTACATTACAGACCTGTTCCAGGTGTTACTTACTGGAAATGGAAACACGAAg CAATATTGCTACATCCCCAGGCAATTTCCAACATGCATGCTCCTATCAACACTCTGTCCAGTGAAGCAAGATGACTTCCAACCCATGAGGACTCATGAAAACACTCTCCCTTCTTATCCCATGGTGTGGTTACTACAAGAAAAACCTCTTCTCAGTCTGTCTCTAGCTGCTTTACCCAGAACCCCAGGAGCAACTCTGATTGAGTGCAGAGCCAGGCAG GTTCAAGTTTTGAAGCTGCTTTTAAATTTGTCTGAAAACCCAGCCATGACAGAAGGACTACTCAGAGCCCAA GTGGATTCATCATTCCTTTCCCTTTATGACGGCCATGTAGCTAAGGAGATTCTTCTTCGAGTACTCAcactatttcaaaatataaataactgCCTCAGAATGGAAGGTCAGTTAGCTACTCAGCCTCTTTTCTCTAAAGGTTCATTGTttttcctgttatatggagaagaaTGTGCCCAGAAGATGAGAGCTCTAGTTTATCATCATGATGTGGATGTGAAAGAAAAGGCTCTAACAATAATACCAAAATTCTGA
- the Armc10 gene encoding armadillo repeat-containing protein 10 isoform X2 — protein sequence MGGARDVGWVAAGLVLGAGACYCIYRLTRGQPRRSGGRRLRPSRSADLTSDSCDDVLNAEQLQKLLYLLESTEDPVIMERALVTLGNNAAFSANQAVIRELGGIPIVGDKINNPNHSIKEKALNALNNLSVNVENQIKIKIYIKQICEDVFSGPLNSAVQLAGLRVLTNMTVTNDHQHMLKSYITDLFQVLLTGNGNTKQYCYIPRQFPTCMLLSTLCPVKQDDFQPMRTHENTLPSYPMVWLLQEKPLLSLSLAALPRTPGATLIECRARQVQVLKLLLNLSENPAMTEGLLRAQVDSSFLSLYDGHVAKEILLRVLTLFQNINNCLRMEGQLATQPLFSKGSLFFLLYGEECAQKMRALVYHHDVDVKEKALTIIPKF from the exons ATGGGCGGCGCGCGGGACGTGGGCTGGGTTGCGGCGGGCCTGGTCTTGGGCGCCGGCGCCTGCTACTGCATTTACAGACTGACCCGGGGCCAGCCGCGGAGGAGCGGTGGGCGCCGGCTTCGCCCTTCGCGGTCCGCAG ACCTAACCAGTGATTCATGTGATGATGTTCTAAATGCTGAACAACTTCAGAAACTCCTTTACCTGCTTGAATCAACTGAGGATCCTGTAATTATGGAAAGAGCCTTGGTCACTCTGGGCAACAATGCAGCCTTTTCAGCTAACCAA GCTGTTATTCGAGAATTAGGTGGTATTCCAATTGTTGGAGACAAAATCAACAATCCAAACCACAGTATTAAAGAGAAAGCTTTAAATGCACTAAATAATCTGAGTGTGAATGTTGAAAATCAAATCAAAATAAAG ATATACATCAAACAAATCTGTGAGGATGTCTTCTCTGGTCCCCTGAACTCTGCTGTGCAGCTTGCTGGACTGAGAGTGTTAACAAACATGACTGTTACCAATGACCACCAGCACATGCTGAAAAGTTACATTACAGACCTGTTCCAGGTGTTACTTACTGGAAATGGAAACACGAAg CAATATTGCTACATCCCCAGGCAATTTCCAACATGCATGCTCCTATCAACACTCTGTCCAGTGAAGCAAGATGACTTCCAACCCATGAGGACTCATGAAAACACTCTCCCTTCTTATCCCATGGTGTGGTTACTACAAGAAAAACCTCTTCTCAGTCTGTCTCTAGCTGCTTTACCCAGAACCCCAGGAGCAACTCTGATTGAGTGCAGAGCCAGGCAG GTTCAAGTTTTGAAGCTGCTTTTAAATTTGTCTGAAAACCCAGCCATGACAGAAGGACTACTCAGAGCCCAA GTGGATTCATCATTCCTTTCCCTTTATGACGGCCATGTAGCTAAGGAGATTCTTCTTCGAGTACTCAcactatttcaaaatataaataactgCCTCAGAATGGAAGGTCAGTTAGCTACTCAGCCTCTTTTCTCTAAAGGTTCATTGTttttcctgttatatggagaagaaTGTGCCCAGAAGATGAGAGCTCTAGTTTATCATCATGATGTGGATGTGAAAGAAAAGGCTCTAACAATAATACCAAAATTCTGA